Sequence from the Halobaculum rubrum genome:
GGAAGTACGCGCGCCGGCTCGCCCGCCTCGTCGGCGTCACCACTGTCGTCCACGTCGCGCTCGCGTGGTTCGTCTACCGCGACGCCGCCGACCGCGAGGTCCCCGGCGGCCGGTGGGCCGCGCTTACGCTGCTCGGCGGCCTGTTCGGCCTCGCGGGATATCTCCGTCGCCGGTGAGCCGCGCGCGACGGTCGGCCGCCGGCGGCTGTCGCTCATCGTTCTCGCGCCGCTAACGACCCCTTCACTTCGCCTCGAAACCCGCACACTGCGGGGTGGTATCGCGGGAGCCGTTCACCTTCGCTCCGCGCTACTCGTCGACGACGACCTCGAACCGCGCGCCGCCGGCGTCGGCGTCGGTCACGCGGACGGACCAGCCGTGGGCGCCGGCGATCTCCGCGACGATCGCGAGCCCGAACCCGGTGCCGTCGTCGGCGGTCGTGTGTCCGCGCTCGAACACCGCCTCGCGACGATCCGGCGGGATCCCCGGGCCGTCGTCCGCGACGTAGAACCCCGTCAACGCGTCGCGATCGTCGGCGGTGTGGCTGCCGGCATCGGGACCACCCGCGCGGCGCTCGGCGGCGTCGTATTCTCCGCCGAGACTCCCGACGGTGATGTCGACGTCGTCGCCGGCGTGGTCGACGGCGTTGCGAACGAGATTCTCCAACAGTTCCTGCAGCCGGGACGCGTCGGCGTCGACGTAGCCGACGTCGTCGGCGACCGAGATCGACCCGTCCCCGTCGACCGTCCGCCACACCTCGTTGACGGCCCGCTCCAGCGACACCGGCTCGGTGTCGCCCACGGATCGCCCGGTGCGAGCGAGCGCCAGCAGGTCCTCGATGAGCGCCTCCATCCGCTCGTGGGCGGTTTCCATCCGATCGATGTGCGGGCTGTCGACGTCGTCGGCGAGCAGTTCGAGGCGACCCCGGGCGACGTTGAGCGGATTGCGCAGGTCGTGTGAGACCACGCTCGCGAACTCCTCGAGCCGCTCGTTCTGTCTGGCGAGGTCGCCCTCGCGTCGACGGAGGAGCGCCTCCCGTTCGGCGCGGTCCAGCGCCGCCTCGACCGTGTCCGCGAACAGCCGCGTCAGCGCCACGTCGGTCTCGTCGAATCGACCGGGACGCTCGGATCCCGCGAGGAACACCCCGTGGGCCCCGAGCGGAACGACCAACGCGCTGCGGATCGCCGGCTCGGGCGCCGTGCCGGCGAGGGACAGCCGGGCGTCGTCTCGGTGCGCCAGCTCGCCCGATTCGAACACCTGCCACGCGAGCGAGTCGGCCGACAGCTCCGGCACGTCGCCGAACAGCGCCCGCGCCTCGCCGGTCACGCTCACGGGAACGAGCCGGTTCCCGTCGCTCGACGCGAGATACACCGCGTTCAGCCGGAGGCCGAGCACCTCGTGTGCGGTGTTCGTCGCCGACGCGGCGACGGCGGCGCCGTCGCGTGCTTCCATCAGTTCTCTGGTCGTCTCGTGGAGGCCGTTCAATCGCGACTCGCGTTCGATGGCGTCCAGCGCCACCGCGGCGTGCTGTCCGAGCAGTTCGACCAATTCCAGACACGCGTCGCCGGCCTCCCCGCTTCGTTCGTGTCCGGCTATCAACACGCCGTGATCGGGGATCGGAACCACGATCCCCCTATGTGACGCCGGCTGGCGCTCCGGCACGGCGCCGAGTCGGAGGGGGTCGCCCTGTTCGTACACCCCGTACACCTCGTCGCCGGGGACGTACGTCGGCGGACCGTCCTCGAACCGTTCGCGGACTGGCTCGGGGTACGCCATGGGTACCAACTCCGCTTCGTCGTCGCCGCGGAGGTGCACGCCGGTCAGCGTGTAGCCGAGGACGCGCTCGCTCACGTCGACTACGGTCCGACACAGCGCCGCTCGGCTCGTCGTACTCATGAGATCTCGCGTCGCCGCGTACAGCGATCGAAGTCGCTCGTCGGCGGCGATCGCGGCCTCGTCGGCCGTCATCACCGAACGCTCTCATCAGGATGCGTATAAACCTCGGTCCGCAAGCATCAACTCGGATATTCGGAGGGGGTGATCGGAGCTACGCTGTCGTGCGGTTCTCGGTGGGAACCGGTACCAGTATCACGCCAGGAACACGTGGCGCGGTCGGTCGGCGAGCACGTCCCGGCCCCACGAGACGGTCTCGCGGAAGTCGTCCGACCGGAAGAAGGCCATCGCGTCCTCGCGGGAGGCCCACTGGCTGGCGATGAACATGTCGTTCTCGTCCTCGAGGTTCACCATCAGGTCCGTCTCGTAGTGGCCGTCCATCTCGCCGAGGGTGTCGCCGACGACGTCGAACTTCTCGACGAAGTCCCCGCGGTGTTCGGGCTTGACGGTGTAGAACATCCCCATCGTCCCGAAGCCGGACTCCTCGCCGGCGCGCTCGACGATGCCGGGCAGCTCCGACAGGAAGCCCGCGGCCGTCTCGGCGGCGCTGGCGGTCTCCCAGATGCTCACGACCCCGGCGCGGTCCGTCTCCGTCCCGGTGTAGACGGCCGTCTTCACGTGGGTCCCGTAGTGGTCGAAGTTGCCGCGGAGCCCCTCGACCTCCTCGAAGAGGTCGTCGGTGTCCGCCTCGGAGTAGAGGACGGTCGCGAACACGTCCTCACCGTGGGGCTGTCCGGCGTAGATGTCGAGATCCTCCAGCTCCGACCGAATACTCGCTTCCTCGTCGGCGCTGTCGTCGCCGTCGTCACCGTGGTGGCCGTCGTTGCCTCCTCCGTGGTGGCTGTCTCCACCGTGGTGGTCACCGTCGTCGCCTTCGCCGTGGTGGTGATCCTCCTGACCGTGTGCCCCGTGGTGCGACTCCTCGCCGCCGTGTTCGCTCGTCGGCACCTGCTCGCCGTCGAGATACGCGCCCAGGTCGGTCGGCGGGAAGCGCCGCCCGACGTAGAACGGGCCGAACTCGCCGTACTCGGCCGAGGCCTCGTCGAAGCGCATCTCGTAGACGATGTCCTTGATGTCGGCGGGGTCGCCGCCGAACAGGGTGACGCCCCACTCGTAGTCGTCGAGGCCGACCGAGGAGGCGATCACCTGCTTGATCCTGCCGGCGTACTCGCGGCCGATCTCCCCGTGGGCCGAGAGCAACTCCGCGCGTTCCTCGTACTCGAGGGTGTACCAGTTCTGTTCGGCCTCCCGCTTGCGGCTCATCGGGTAAAAGGAGACGTACTCCGTGTCCGGGATGTCCGGCTTCAGCTTCCCCTCGATGTATCGGCGGATGCCCTCGTCGGTCTCCTCCTCGTCGTCCTCGAAGTAGCTGTCCGAGACGTAGTCGGACACCTCGGTCATCGACACGTACGACGTCGACTGCTCGGTGAAGTCCGCGAGCGCCGTCGACTCGAGGCGGCGCTCGGCGGCCGACAGCGCGTCCAGCGTCGGCCGGAAGTGGACGATCATGAGGTCGGCCTTGTGTCCGAGCACGGAGAACACGGCCGAGGCGCCCTCCTCGGCGTCGACGACCCGCTCGTGTTCCTCGAGGTACGCGACGCCCTCCTCGACGGCCGACTCTCGCTCCCGCTCGGGCGCCGCGCGCCACGCGTTCCAGTCGACGGTCCGGAAGTCGTGCAGCGCGTACCAACCCTCTTCGGTGCGTGGGGGATTCGCCATGCGCGCGCTTCGAGTGGGAGGGGCTTGTGGCTTGCGTCACCGCGGCGCGAACCCGCGGTCGACCTCGCGGGCGTCGCCGGTCGAGCGGGTCACCGACGCGCCGTCGCCGGCCGTGATGAGACCCGAACCCCTTTGGCCGCCGGAGACTTGTCCCCGACAATGAATACGCTCCTGTGGGTCCTCGTGGGAGCCCTCGCGTACTCCGTCGTCCTCATGGCGCTGTACACGAGGGGCTATCTCCCGGACGCGGTGCGCGTCCAGGGGCCGCTGACGACGATCCACACCCAACGCGGTCGCGCGTTCCTCAACTGGCTCTCGGGTCCCACGCGGTTCTGGCGGGCCTGGAGCAACCTCGGCGTCGGCATCGCCGTCGTCGTCATGGTCGCGATGTTCGTGTTCCTCGTGTGGTCGGCGCTCGCAACCCTCCAGAACCCCGTGCAGACGCAGGCGAACGAGCCCTCGAACTTCCTCATCATCCCCGGCCTCAACGACTTCCTCCCGCCGGCGGTGGCAGCCGAGATCGTCCTCGGCCTCCTCATCGCGCTGGTCGTTCACGAGGGCGGTCACGGCCTGCTGTGTCGCGTCGAGGACATCGACATCGACTCGCTGGGCCTCGTGCTCCTCACGATCATTCCCGTCGGCGCGTTCGTCGAACCCGACGAGGAGAGCCAGTCGAACGCCGACCGCGGCGCGCGCAGCCGGATGTTCGCCGCCGGGGTCACGAACAACTTCGCGATCACCGCCGTCGCGTTCGCGCTGCTGTTCGGCCCGGTCATCGCCTCGATCACTCCGGCTGCCGGTCTCGCCGTCGGCGGCGCGTACGCGGGTGCGCCGGCGGCCGACGCCGGTATCGAGGGCGGCGATCGGATCACCGCCGTCGACGGAACCGAGGTCGCGGACTCCGCCGCGTTCCAGTCGGCGCTCTCGGCGACGCAGGACCCGTCCGTCGAGATGACTGTCAACGGCGAGGAGACGGTCACGGTCGACAGGCGCGTCACCGTCGTCGGCGCCGTCGAGGGGAACCCGCTGGGGCTCTCGGTCGACCCCGAGGGCGACGCCGCGCAGATCACCGCCGTCAACGGCACCGAGGTACACACCGTTGCGGCGTTCCGCGAGGTCGCCCGTGAGCACGAGATCGCCCGCGTCTCCACCACCGAGGGCGAGATCACCGCGCCGCTGGGCGCGTACGTCACGAACGTCTCCGCCGACGGACCGCTGGGGTCCCAGACCGATCTCTCCGGCACGCTCACCGTCACCCGGATCGACGGGCAGCGGATCCTCGACTACGACGACCTCGACCGCACGCTCTCGGGCGACGCGTACGACGCCGGCGACACGGTGACGCTGCGGGTGTACGCCGACGGGCAGTTCCGCGATGTAGACGTCGCGCTCGGCGGCACCGACGCCGACCCGCGCGTGGGGGTCGTCGTGACACAGGGCGTCTCCGGCGTCGTCGTCGACGACCTCGGGGTCCAGCGGTACCCCGCCGAGGCGTACCTCGCGCTGTTGGGCGGTGACACCGGTGACCTTCCGCCCGGACTCGGCGGCATCGCCGGTACCCCGCTCGGGTTGGTGTACGCCGCGCTGTTGCTCCCGCTCGCGAGCGCCGTCTCGTCGGCGCTCCCGTACAACTTCGCGGGGTTCTACGGCGAGTTCGCGGGCTTTTACGACGTGACCGGCCCGCTCGCCGCGTTCGGGGAGGGTCCGGTGTTCCTCCTCGCGAACGTGCTGTTCTGGACCGGGTGGATCAACGTCCAACTGGGGATCTTCAACTGCATTCCCGGCTACCCGCTCGACGGCGGGCGCCTCCTTCGGATGGGCGCCGAGGGGCTCGTCTCCCGGCTCCCGGTGTCGAACCGCAACCGACTGGTCACGACGCTTACCACCTCCGTCGGCCTCACCATGCTGGCGGCGCTGCTGGTCGTCGTGTTCGCGCCACAGTTCCTCTGAGCGGGAGAACTCGCTTTTGGTCCGCTCAGGCGTTCGTTCCGCCGTCGGCGGCGGCCTCCTCCGGGCGGTCGTCGTCGGGGTCCTCGCTCACGTCGTCGTCCGACGTGTCTGTGTCCGATGCGTCGTCGTCCGGTGCGTCGGCGTCGCCCTGGCGGGCGTGGAACTCCTCGGGCGTGTCGGGGACGCGCTCGAACTCGCCGAAGTCACGCTCGTGGTGGCGGATCACCTGCTCGGCGATCCAGCCGGAGTACTCGTCGTCGAAACACCAGTCGTCGTCCGACGGGTCGACGTCGAAGCGCTCGTCGGTCGCGAACGCGACGTACATGTGATAGAAGCCCAAGATCACGTCCGCGAAGTCACGTGCCTTTCCGCCGACCTCCGTCCGCTTTTCGGCGAGGTGGTCGTGGCCCTCGTCGGTGAGCGCGAAGTACTTTCGGTCCGGCTCGTCCTCGCGCTCGATCCGTTCGGCGTACCCCTCCTCCTCGAACTTGTAGAGGATGGGGTAGACGGAGCCGTAGGACGGCTCCCAGTGGCCCCCGCTGATGTCGGTGATCTCCTTGAGGATCTCGTAGCCGTACCGCGGCTTCTCCTCGAGGAGTTCCAGCACGATGTACGAGATGAGACCACGCGGGGGGCCGCTTTTCCGCATTACCCGAGGGTTTCGCCGTCGCTCACTAAGGGTTTCGGTCCCCGAAACCCGTACTGACTTACCAGTCAGTAGGTCTCGCGGGCGATCTGTGTTTACGCGGTTTCGAACGCGCGTGAACGTCGGCGGGAGGCGTTCGCCTCGGTCGGCCTCGCCTCTCCTGTGGGCGGCTCGGCCCGGAGACCTCGTCGTTCACGAGACCGCAGATCTCGTGAGCGCACAAATCGCGGCGCGATTTGTGAACGCCGTTTTTCGAGGCCTCCCTTCGGTCGGCCTCGCCTCTCACGCCTCCCGTCGCAGCCGCGCGACGACGAACTCGCGCTCCAACTCGCCGAGGAACTCGCCCAGCCGCGGCCCCTGCGTCTCGTCGAAGAACAGCCGGTAGCCGGCCGCGAAGAAGTCGCTCACCTCCACGTCGTGGCGGCGGGCGGTCTCGTAGATCTCTCCCTGGACAGCCTCGCCGTCGTGTCCCTCGGCGACGAAGTCGGCGAGGTCGTCGAGGGCCGCTTCCACGTCCGCCTCGAACTCGTGCTCGGGTAACTCCGACTGGAGCCGGTAGTTGTACTCGTTGTCGCAGCGCTCGGCCCACCGGCGGGCGCGTTCGACGCGACCGAGGGCGTCCTCGATGGCCCACTCGGGCGTGTCCTCGGTGAAGTGCCCCTCGTCGCGCGCGAGCTGGACCCGGAACTCGCGGTCGTCGACCATGCCCAGCACCGCGGCGAAGGTGTACGGCAGGCGAACGCGCCCCTCGCGCACCTCGTCGACGACGAACGGGTACGCCCGCTCGGCGACCGCCGCGAACCGCTCGTCGGGGTCCTCGTCGCCGAAGTACGCCCGCTCGAAGCGATCGAACTCGTTGACGAGCTGATCCAGCCGCTCGATGTCGAAGTCCTTCGCCTTCCTCGGATTGCGCGCGAAGAAGTAGCGCAACACCTCCGGCTCGATGAGGTCCAGCACCTCCTGAACGGTGACGACGTGTCCCTCCGACGACGAGAGCGACTCGCCGTTGAGGGTGAACCACTCGTACACCATCGGGACGGGCGGCTCGTTCCCGAGCACGTTCCGCGCGATGTCGACGCCGCTGGGCCAGGAGCCCTCGGCGTGGTCCTTCCCGAACGGCTCGAAGTCGACCCCGAGCACCGCCCACTGGGCGGGCCACTCGAAGCGCCACGGGAGCTTCCCCTCGCGGAACGAGGCGACGCCCTCGTGCCCGCACCCCTCCATGAACCGGTCGCCGGCCTCGATACCCGAACAGCGGTAGTGAACTTCGCGGGCGTCCACGTCGACCTCGGTCACGTCCTGCGTGAGCATGCCGCACTCCGAGCACTGCGGCATGAAGGGAACGTAGTCCTCGTCGACCTTGTCCTGATACTCGCCGAGCGTCTCGCGGGCGGCGTCGGCGTTGCGCAGCACCCGCTCGACCACGTCGTCGAAGGCTCCCTCGGCGTACAGGTCCGTGTTCGACACCATCTCGACGGGGATGCCGAGCGCCTCGGCGTCGGCCGCCAGCAGCGCCGCGAAGTGGGCGGCGTAGGAGTCGTGCCCGTCCTCGAACGGGTCGGGGATGTCGGTGTACGGTTTCCCGAGGTTCTGGCCGAGCGCGCCGGCGTTCACGTCGCCCAACTCGACGATGTCGCCGTCGGTGTCCGCGAGCTTCCGGGGGAGCTTCCGGAGGGCGTCCCTGTCGTCGCTGGTGAACACCTGCCGGACCTCGTGGCCACGCTCGCGCAGCACCGCGGCGACGAAGTAGCCGCGGATGATCTCGTTGAAGTTGCCGATGTGGGCGATGCCGGAGGGGGAGACGCCGCCCTTGATGACGACCGGCTCGTCGGGGCCGCGCGCCTCGATTTCATCCGCGATCTCGTCGGCCCAGAAAGCGTGATGCGCGTCGCCGTCGCCGTCGCCCTCGCCGCCGCGGCTCCCCACGGCGTGCGGGTCGACGGTCGGTCCGTCGCCCACGGCCCCGCGTTCGTCCTCGCTACTCATCGCTGTGCCCAGTACGACAGCTCCTCCCCGCCGGCGGGAACCACGTCTGTCCCGGTATGTTCGCCGTACAGTACCGCGTTCTCGACCGCCTCAGGGTCGTGGCCGTCGAGGACGACCGTCCGCATTCCGGCGCGCTGGATAAGCTTCGCCGCCAGCAGATCGACCGGAGCGGAGGCGCCGGCGTCCCGGCTCATCGGGACGATGACCTCGACGAGCTCCTCGGGAGTCATCTCGGCGAACTGCTCGGCCGTCTCGTCGACGTTCGGGTCGGCGTCGTAGATCCCGTCCGCGCCCGTCGCGTACACGAGCAGGTCGGCGTCGGTGTACTCTCCGAGCGCGGCGGCGACGGCGTCGGTCGTCTGCCCCGGCGTGACGCCGCCCATCACGGACACGTCGCCGCGGCGGATGGCGTCGGCCGCCTCGTCGTAGTCGTGTGCCGGTGACGGGTCCACGGAGGGGCCGAGTGCTGTGATCAACAGTCGGGCGTTCACCCGCGTCACGTCGATGCCGAGCTGGTCGAGTTGGACCTCGTTGGCGTCCAACTCCCGCGCTGCCCCGATGTAGTCGCGGGCGACGCCGCCGCCGCCGACGACGATCCCCAGCTCACATCCCTCGCCGACCAGACGCTCGATGGCGTTCGCGTACGCCGCCACCCGCTCCGGATCGAGTTCCGGCGCGAGGACGCTCCCGCCGAGCGACAGGACTACTCTCATTGCACCCGCTTACCCCCGTTTCGCTCTTAAGGCTCCCGGAGCGATCCCGGCACGGTACCGACTGTCAGGCCCCGAGCCGGTCGAACCGGAGTCGAGCCGAAGGCCTAAGCCGGTCGCTCGCCCTCTCTGTGACATGCGCACGCTCTCGCTCGTCGGCCCCGGGACGGCCGACCTCCTCGCGCCGCTGTCGGCGGAACTCGACGGTCGGGTGGTGACCGTTCGACGCGACGACGCCGGCGCGACCGGCACAGCGCCCGACGACCGCGCCCTTGCGGCGCCCGACGACGCGCCCGGCGACGCGGGCGCGGCGTACAGCCTCGCCGCCGACGGCGCCTGGACAGGTGCGGGCGCCGGCGCGGACTTCGAGACGCTCATCGACCGGCTCGCGCCCGACTTCGACTACGCGCTCGTCGCGGGGTTCTCGCGGCTGCGACTCCCGACGGTCGTCGTCGGCGACGAGTCGGTCCCCGGCGACGTGATCGACCGCGTCGACGAGGCGTCCGACCTCGATCTCGACGACCTCGTCGACGCCGTCGAGACGGCCGAACCGTACGTCACGCTCGAGAGGCTCGTCGACGAGGCGAAAGCCAGCGAGGAGGCCGACCGCGCGGGAGCGATCGCGACGTTCACCGGTCGCGTCCGCGCGAAGAACTCGCCGGATGACGACCGGACGGAGGCGCTGACGTTCGAGAAGTACGAGGGTGTCGCCGCCGATCGGATGGCCCGAATCGAGCGCGAACTGACCGAACGTGCGGGCGTCTTCGACGTACGGATGCACCACCGCGTCGGCACCGTCGCCGACGGCGAGGACATCGTCTTCGTGGTCGTGCTCGCGGGCCACCGGACGGAGGCGTTCCGGACCGTCGAGGACGGGATCAACCGCCTCAAAGACGAGGTGCCTATCTTCAAGAAGGAGACCACCGAGTCCGAGGAGTTCTGGGTCCACGAGCGCTCTCAGTGAC
This genomic interval carries:
- a CDS encoding sensor histidine kinase → MTADEAAIAADERLRSLYAATRDLMSTTSRAALCRTVVDVSERVLGYTLTGVHLRGDDEAELVPMAYPEPVRERFEDGPPTYVPGDEVYGVYEQGDPLRLGAVPERQPASHRGIVVPIPDHGVLIAGHERSGEAGDACLELVELLGQHAAVALDAIERESRLNGLHETTRELMEARDGAAVAASATNTAHEVLGLRLNAVYLASSDGNRLVPVSVTGEARALFGDVPELSADSLAWQVFESGELAHRDDARLSLAGTAPEPAIRSALVVPLGAHGVFLAGSERPGRFDETDVALTRLFADTVEAALDRAEREALLRRREGDLARQNERLEEFASVVSHDLRNPLNVARGRLELLADDVDSPHIDRMETAHERMEALIEDLLALARTGRSVGDTEPVSLERAVNEVWRTVDGDGSISVADDVGYVDADASRLQELLENLVRNAVDHAGDDVDITVGSLGGEYDAAERRAGGPDAGSHTADDRDALTGFYVADDGPGIPPDRREAVFERGHTTADDGTGFGLAIVAEIAGAHGWSVRVTDADAGGARFEVVVDE
- a CDS encoding heme-binding protein, encoding MANPPRTEEGWYALHDFRTVDWNAWRAAPERERESAVEEGVAYLEEHERVVDAEEGASAVFSVLGHKADLMIVHFRPTLDALSAAERRLESTALADFTEQSTSYVSMTEVSDYVSDSYFEDDEEETDEGIRRYIEGKLKPDIPDTEYVSFYPMSRKREAEQNWYTLEYEERAELLSAHGEIGREYAGRIKQVIASSVGLDDYEWGVTLFGGDPADIKDIVYEMRFDEASAEYGEFGPFYVGRRFPPTDLGAYLDGEQVPTSEHGGEESHHGAHGQEDHHHGEGDDGDHHGGDSHHGGGNDGHHGDDGDDSADEEASIRSELEDLDIYAGQPHGEDVFATVLYSEADTDDLFEEVEGLRGNFDHYGTHVKTAVYTGTETDRAGVVSIWETASAAETAAGFLSELPGIVERAGEESGFGTMGMFYTVKPEHRGDFVEKFDVVGDTLGEMDGHYETDLMVNLEDENDMFIASQWASREDAMAFFRSDDFRETVSWGRDVLADRPRHVFLA
- a CDS encoding site-2 protease family protein, whose product is MNTLLWVLVGALAYSVVLMALYTRGYLPDAVRVQGPLTTIHTQRGRAFLNWLSGPTRFWRAWSNLGVGIAVVVMVAMFVFLVWSALATLQNPVQTQANEPSNFLIIPGLNDFLPPAVAAEIVLGLLIALVVHEGGHGLLCRVEDIDIDSLGLVLLTIIPVGAFVEPDEESQSNADRGARSRMFAAGVTNNFAITAVAFALLFGPVIASITPAAGLAVGGAYAGAPAADAGIEGGDRITAVDGTEVADSAAFQSALSATQDPSVEMTVNGEETVTVDRRVTVVGAVEGNPLGLSVDPEGDAAQITAVNGTEVHTVAAFREVAREHEIARVSTTEGEITAPLGAYVTNVSADGPLGSQTDLSGTLTVTRIDGQRILDYDDLDRTLSGDAYDAGDTVTLRVYADGQFRDVDVALGGTDADPRVGVVVTQGVSGVVVDDLGVQRYPAEAYLALLGGDTGDLPPGLGGIAGTPLGLVYAALLLPLASAVSSALPYNFAGFYGEFAGFYDVTGPLAAFGEGPVFLLANVLFWTGWINVQLGIFNCIPGYPLDGGRLLRMGAEGLVSRLPVSNRNRLVTTLTTSVGLTMLAALLVVVFAPQFL
- a CDS encoding PadR family transcriptional regulator translates to MRKSGPPRGLISYIVLELLEEKPRYGYEILKEITDISGGHWEPSYGSVYPILYKFEEEGYAERIEREDEPDRKYFALTDEGHDHLAEKRTEVGGKARDFADVILGFYHMYVAFATDERFDVDPSDDDWCFDDEYSGWIAEQVIRHHERDFGEFERVPDTPEEFHARQGDADAPDDDASDTDTSDDDVSEDPDDDRPEEAAADGGTNA
- the lysS gene encoding lysine--tRNA ligase, which produces MSSEDERGAVGDGPTVDPHAVGSRGGEGDGDGDAHHAFWADEIADEIEARGPDEPVVIKGGVSPSGIAHIGNFNEIIRGYFVAAVLRERGHEVRQVFTSDDRDALRKLPRKLADTDGDIVELGDVNAGALGQNLGKPYTDIPDPFEDGHDSYAAHFAALLAADAEALGIPVEMVSNTDLYAEGAFDDVVERVLRNADAARETLGEYQDKVDEDYVPFMPQCSECGMLTQDVTEVDVDAREVHYRCSGIEAGDRFMEGCGHEGVASFREGKLPWRFEWPAQWAVLGVDFEPFGKDHAEGSWPSGVDIARNVLGNEPPVPMVYEWFTLNGESLSSSEGHVVTVQEVLDLIEPEVLRYFFARNPRKAKDFDIERLDQLVNEFDRFERAYFGDEDPDERFAAVAERAYPFVVDEVREGRVRLPYTFAAVLGMVDDREFRVQLARDEGHFTEDTPEWAIEDALGRVERARRWAERCDNEYNYRLQSELPEHEFEADVEAALDDLADFVAEGHDGEAVQGEIYETARRHDVEVSDFFAAGYRLFFDETQGPRLGEFLGELEREFVVARLRREA
- the pyrH gene encoding UMP kinase, producing the protein MRVVLSLGGSVLAPELDPERVAAYANAIERLVGEGCELGIVVGGGGVARDYIGAARELDANEVQLDQLGIDVTRVNARLLITALGPSVDPSPAHDYDEAADAIRRGDVSVMGGVTPGQTTDAVAAALGEYTDADLLVYATGADGIYDADPNVDETAEQFAEMTPEELVEVIVPMSRDAGASAPVDLLAAKLIQRAGMRTVVLDGHDPEAVENAVLYGEHTGTDVVPAGGEELSYWAQR
- a CDS encoding molybdopterin synthase; the protein is MRTLSLVGPGTADLLAPLSAELDGRVVTVRRDDAGATGTAPDDRALAAPDDAPGDAGAAYSLAADGAWTGAGAGADFETLIDRLAPDFDYALVAGFSRLRLPTVVVGDESVPGDVIDRVDEASDLDLDDLVDAVETAEPYVTLERLVDEAKASEEADRAGAIATFTGRVRAKNSPDDDRTEALTFEKYEGVAADRMARIERELTERAGVFDVRMHHRVGTVADGEDIVFVVVLAGHRTEAFRTVEDGINRLKDEVPIFKKETTESEEFWVHERSQ